The Vidua chalybeata isolate OUT-0048 chromosome 22, bVidCha1 merged haplotype, whole genome shotgun sequence genome contains the following window.
GGTTTGGGGACTGGTGGCATTTTGGGGATCtttttcagcagagctgaatgTGCACCCCTGGACTCATTCCCTGCACTCAATGATAGGAGGTACTGTTATTTCACTTGGCAGATCTCCAGGCCATGCACAGCTCCTGGGGTTGCCCAGATCTGGCTGGTGCAAGGCACAGCTACCCAAAGGGTGGTGCCAGATAtcctcattttttcccactCTACTCTACACACCAGGTCCCCAAAGCACTGAAGtgagggcagcaggaaggaaatCATTGGGCCATGGActatcctgagttggaagaaaCCCCCAGGGATCATCAGTCCCACTCCTGCCCCCGCACAGACACTccaacaatcccagcctgtgcctcaGAGCACTGGCTAAACACTCCTGGAGTTCtgcagcctcggggccgtgactgttccctggggaacctgttcagtgcccaaccaccctcggggggaagaacctttccctaatatccaaccaaAATACTCAAGGCCCAGCTGAGCCACACAGGCACTAGTGATCCCTTTGCTGGATCCTGCTCCATCCAAGTGCAGTGCCAAGGTGAGCATCTGGAGGGGtcagcacccagcagcaccatgACAAAGTGACAGACACTCTGCCCATAGTCCAGAGCAGAAGCCTCCAAGAGTGATCTCCTGCCCTGAGCATCCCTTGGGCGGCTGTGATACCTGGTGCTCCCAtcacctgtcccctcctgccatcTCAGCAGCCTGTGGGCATCCTCCAATCATGTTGCTTtgtgctgggccaggctgggcacccaGTAGTGCTGCACTCTTCCTGACCAAGCTGTTTCCAGTAAAGCCAGAATCAAGCATGGAAAGAGGAACAAGTTTCTTTCTCTTAGCGAGAAAGTGAAACTCAACACATCCCTTCTCCAACCAGGCAAACTGCAGTGCATGCAAATTTAtccttcccaccccattcctcttcctccctaCTCCCAGAGAAGAGCTTTTAGCAAACGGAGCTGCTCACACTGCCCTGTCTTCAGCCTCTGCACCAAGGTAATTCACCACAAACAGCTGGGGACACTCTCCTCTTCTGCCACCCCTTTCCAGTCCTTGCTCCCTGTCCTCCTTTGTTCTTCACTTCCCCCTCCACAAGGGTTCAAAGtagaaaaacagggagaagcTGATGTGGGGGGGAAGAAGAATCTGCAGGAATCTGTCCTTGCTCTGTGTGATTGTGGACATCACTGGGCTCTGCAGACTTGTCCTAGGCTGAGAACCTCAGGTTTTGGGATAGATCCATGTCCTCTCTCCCAGATCTGCATGTTGGAGGTTTGGATCCCATTtgccatttttccctttcctgtttaTCATTGTACTGTATCTTTGCATCCTTTCCTCCCTTGTGCTCTCTATCCCGTGGGACCACTGCCCCACACAGCAGTTCTTCACCCCCCAAACTGGAGTAAATATTCTCTACAGCATCTGAGGTGCCCCTACCCATGCCCAGGACTCGGAGGAAAGATTTTGTGCCATGCTCCATGTTCTGGGCTTTTcaatcccagagctctgccatgGGCATGCTAGAGATTTTCAGTGCCATCAGTGATCTCAGATCACACAGCCTCAAAACCTTTCCCTGCATGTGGTGTGTGGTTATCCATACTGGACAATTCAGTAGATCTGTGGATGCATCTGATGAGGGCACCTGCGTATCTGTGACCAAGGTTAATCTATGTGTTTGTCTCCATCCCCAATTCATCCCTGTGCTGTAGGATGCAACCTGGagtcctgctggcagccagcaccCTGGCAGCAGTGTTGGGCATGGCCCTGCTGGAGGATGGAGTGTGTAGGGCACCGGATGGCAAGAACGGCTCCCCTGGAGTCCCTGGCCGTGATGGGAGGCCAGGGCAGAAAGGTGACGTGGGAGAGCCAGGTAAGAGGAAGCCGGGGATGTTGGGGGCCTGGGAGCCTCTTGGATGGAGCATCccaggctgtgggagcagctcaggagaTGCCAGATGTACGTGAATGCCTTCTCCTCCCCACTTCTCCCCAGGGAGACCAGCGCTGAGCCCGAGCATCAAGGGATCCAAAGGGGATGCAGGCGAACCAGGGCCTCCTGGCAAACCAGGCATGCGTGGCCTACCTGGCATTCCTGGCCTCGGGGGGATGCCAGGGGTGCCAGGTCCACCAGGGCAGAAAGGGCAAGCTGGCGATGTTTTGGAGCACCCACATCCTGCCTTCTCCGCCTCCAGGCTGTCCCCGCCACGTGCAGGCACCACGGTGGTGTTTGACAGGATCATCACCAACCAGGAGAACTCCTACAGCCCCCAGACCGGGAAGTTCACCTGCCACATTCCTGGCCTCTACTACTTCACCTTCCAGGTGGTGTCCAGCGGAGACCTGTGTCTGAGCATCACCAAGAATGGGCTGGGCGTGGTCAGCTTTTGTGACAACAACAGCCATGGCATCCTGCAGGTGAACTCGGGCAGCAGCGTGCTCAGCCTGGCCACGGGTGACCAGGTGTCCCTGACCACCAACCCCACCCAGAGCGGCTCCATTTACAGCGGCTCCGAGGCCGACAGCGTCTTCAGCGGgttcctggtgtccccagagaCGGCCTGAGGGACTCCCACAGCGTCAAGGGGtgtctgcctgcctggctgctcccctCTGGGTGTGTGGGATGCTTTAGTGCCACAGCACGTGGGGATCGTTCCAAATTGAGCAGCCAGAAGTGTTCTGTGCTTGCACCGGTGTCACAGCTGGTCAAGCTGTGGGTCACCACTGCAGCACTCGCCTCCATGCTGAGCCTGCCTGCACTGTCCTGGAGGCTGTGGACTCTCATCCCTTTCTCCTCCTGGGCACTCAAGCTCCACTCCCAGTTGTCACCAGCTGTGGCTCTTTGCTCCTGAGTGGGAAGTCACTGCCTGCCGCTGCTTCTGCTCCACTAACACTGCAAAAGCCTTCCTGGCACTGGCACACATCCTGTCACAACCTCCCCATaagtataaataaatacttctaCCACTATTccttgggttttcttttctactCATGCATCTTCCCCAAACTATCAATATCCTGGACCCCTTCCCAACTTGACAGGGAGAGAAGTGATTCCAGCGTGTCCCTGGTGCTGCAAAGGCAGAAGGATGGGGAGGAATGGAGTGTCCAGTCAGAGCTGACACTTCCAGGAGGAATAAGAAACATCTGGGACAGGGCTATGTGTGTCCTTCTGTGCTGAGCCCAAGGTAGCTGTCCTGCAGGGGAAAACACAGGCAGCAGATCCTACACCTCACCCACATGGTCCCAAGTTGGCACCCAAATTCTCCCAGGAAGGCAAAAGGCAGCTGTGGTACTCTGGCATTACAgcgaggagggacagggacattgggACACGGATGGGGTTGTGGGGTGATGGTGGTGGAGCTGCCATCAGATGCCATACCCTGGGACTGCTCTTCAGGGAAGCTGCTCCACAAACACTGGGCACTCAAATATCCCCATTCCTGGAGCAATGAGGAGGAGGCTGGGTCACCTGCAAGGAGCAACACCCCAGTAAGGGATCTTGGGGCCTCCGAGTCCAGCACCCAGCAGAACCTGGTGGAGCATGGGGAAAGGTGCAGATCAGAAACTCACAAAGGGAAACATTTTCCAGTCCCACTTATGGGTGCAGCATCTTCCATCAGAGCCAGGCAGTGACCTTGCAGCAGCCCTTGAGTGCCACAGGCATCTCCGGCCCACTGGAGCTAGCCTGAGGCTCTGCTCCCAAGATCCCCTTCTGCTCAGAAACAAGGGAAGTaagagggaaagcagggaatttggggagggcTATTTCCTGCAGTGGCTTGGGGGGTTCTGCCACATCTCTTTGAGTTGTGTCCCATCTctgtccttccagcccttcctgttGCAGTGTACAACAGTACAGGTTTCGCTGGACAGCCAAGAAAGTGCTGTCTCAGCAGAAAGCATCAGGGAGGAGGATGTGAAATTTGGCAGGGAACGGCTCGGGTTCTGTGTTCGCAAGGGCCCTTTACCCTTTCCTAACACTGTGACTTCCTCCACGAGGGTGTCAGGAAGCCACACTCACCACGCTGTGCTGGTAGTGACCACCCACCCACAGGATCGGCAGCGTGGGTCCCACGCCCTGGTCCCCACCAGAGGTAAGAAATGCTGCAGGGTCCCTGTCTCAAGGGTGGGACTGGGGGTCCAGCAGCATGGCAcactgctggggagggggagaatgAGAGGAGGATGTGGatgagagaggaggaggagaggatggAGGCAGAGGCACTGATGGCTGCGCACGTGTGATGGAGACAGGATGCACCAGCTGATGGAAGGATTGATCCTGAtggacagagccaggacagtcaggctgctgctggaggaggagggagatcAGCTGCGTGCAGGGAGTTCCAGcttcagtgcagcacagcatgACAGTCTGCAGTAGTGTGTGCATCTCcagggtttggggacactggaCTCAGAGGGCTTGGGGCTGGACATGGGTACCTCAGACCTCATGGCTCCATCTGGACTGAAAGTCCAGCTCACGCTGTGCCATCAGGCGCTGCCCTGGTGTGGGAGGTGAGCCTGGGGCCCATCTCCACATATCCACCTCCCCATGTCCTGCAGTGTGTAGAggagggacactgaggacacACCCATGGCATCCAGGTGTTCCTGGTATATCTAGGCTCCTTTTCTCCATGCCCTGCAAGCCACCTTGCTGTGGCCCCTCACTCCAGCACTTTCTTTCACTTTCTATGCTACAGAACACCAAAATGGAGAAGAGATTCTGGGAACAGCTCTATCTGgtcctcaccctcctcctcctgaatctgggctctgctgtgactGTAGAAAACCCTCACATCTGCTATGGAGCTCCAGGCCTGCCAGGCATGCCGGGTATGCCAGGCAGGGATGGCCGGGATGGGCTGAAGGGAGCCAAAGGGGAACCAGGTGAGTGAGCAAGGAGGGAAACCACATGGGCTCTTGCAGCGGGGCACTGAGTCCTCAATGGCTGGTCTGCCTTGGTTTGCAGGATGTGGAGAGCATCCTCTGTAGTCAGGTGGTAGAGGCAACACCACTCTCCTGCCCAAAGGAAGGGGCTAGAGAAGCCTCTGCCCACATCCTGCCATTGACACTGACTCCTTTTCATGCCCTACCACCCCACAGGTATCCCAGCTTCTTCTACACATCTAGGGCCCAAGGGCATGAAAGGGGAACCAGGACCCCCTGGCCCTCCAGGCAAGCCTGGCCTCCCTGGGATCCCTGGTGCAATGGGAATCCCTGGCGAGGTGGGCGATGCTGGCCCCCCGGGAATACCGGGCAGCTccaagcagaagcagcagtcAGCGTTCTCAGTGACAAGGCAGACCAGCCAGTACCCCTTGAAGAACGTCCCTGTGGTTTTCAACAACGTCATCACCAACACCAACCACGACTACAACACCACCACGGGCAAGTTCACCTGCAGGTTCCCCGGGGTCTACTACTTCGTCTTCCACAGCTCACACACAGCCAACCTCTGCGTCATCCTGCACAAAAACCAGAGGAGGATGGCCAGCTTCTGCGACCACAAGACCAACACCATGCAGGTCAGCTCAGGGGGGTCGCTGCTCCACCTGGCTGCTGCGGACGAGGTCTGGCTGGGAGTGAATGACTACAACGGCATGGTGGGCATTGCCAACTCCGACAGCGTCTTCTCAggcttcctgctcttcccagacTAGAAAATCAGCAGAGCTCACCCCAGCACCCTGACGCCTTCTACCTGCCCTGAACACACTGCTCGCTGCTGGGCTCCTCCTGATGCTCCCAGTTTCTCCGCAGGGATGGCATCAATCCCAGCAGCCAGACCCCCCCTCGGTCTGGGGGCTGAGCACTGGTAGCTGCTGCACAGGGGGAACAGGCACATCTGGTATATCTGCACCCAGTGATGGTGCTGAGCTCCTGGTCTTGCTGACACTGCCACGTGCATCCCCCTTGCTAACCCCACATTACCTCAGAGgtctctctgtgtttttcccctccccacctgGGCTGCCTCAGGTTCAGCCAGGTGGCCTGGCATAGGCTGCAGCAACCCCTTTGCCATGACCTGGCTGTGGAAAGTGTCAATAAAACCTTCCCCAGTGCACCCGGTGTAGTGTGCCGTTTCCTCCATGTCCTACCTCTCCGTGGTGTGCACAAATGTGCATGTGACATCTGGCCATCTGCGTGGCATCAGCATGTCTCCAAGCCATCAGAGACCACCACACCCCACCCACATCCAGCTTTGCACAGGGCGTGGgacccctggctgctgcaggaacaggtTGGTTCCCGTGTCCCCACACAGCCCCAATCCAGAGGGCACCAAGACTCATCCAAGAAGGGCTCTGACactccccttccctccaaagCTTTACAGGGGCACAGGCTGCAAAGGAAATCCCAACACCATggctgggacatccctggggtCCCTACCAGGATGAGGCAAGGGAAGCACTCTGGCTTTCCTGAGCCAGACCAAAGAAGCTCATGGCtgtggaggctgcagagcccaCCGAAACCCAGCAGGGATTTCTCCTGGTGTCACACACTGAAGGGTGGAACAGGCAGTCACCTCTCTGAACATCCTGTACTTCACTTCCACAAGGCAGTAGCCAAAGCAGGGAATGCTTTTCCCACAGTAAAATGACTTCCCATGCACAATATTCAGAAGAGTCAGGGGCATGGACTCAAGGTGATGGGTGCTGAGACCCTGCAACATCCCCTGggcctgcagagctggaagcatGAGGAGCAGCCTGAGGGGTGCTGGCTGACTGCATGCACGTTTCTGCAGCTCTGATGGGTTACCTCAAACTCATCTGGAGCTCCTGAGAGTATTCCTCATAGCAAGAACCCCTGAGCAGGACCCAGGGaccctgcagggcagagctATGGCTGGAGAGGCTCAGGGTGCTATTTGGAGATGGCTTGTCCTGCTCAGCTGACAACAGCATTCATGGAGGATCTGAAACTGCCACGGAAAAAGGACAGGAGCTAAAGATAAAAAGGGGATGTGTCCCAGATCCTTTCACAATAACCCTTGCAGCAaacttctgcttctcctcttgGGCATTTCTGAGCAGGACACTGGGGTatcctgctccatctccccaTCTGATGAACAAGGAGATCAAGGTAAGGGCGAGACTGAGCCCAAGGTTCCCCCGCAGGCAGGAGCACGTGGGGAACCCAGATCTGGCAGGGTGACAGTCACCTGCATCACTGGCACTTCCCTGTGGCCTGGGGCACAAGAGAAACTGGGGGT
Protein-coding sequences here:
- the C1QA gene encoding complement C1q subcomponent subunit A isoform X1, which gives rise to MSFKVHSNPNQSGMSQLQIQRRRRSCSEDRRGRLGLTTATLKVKMQPGVLLAASTLAAVLGMALLEDGVCRAPDGKNGSPGVPGRDGRPGQKGDVGEPGRPALSPSIKGSKGDAGEPGPPGKPGMRGLPGIPGLGGMPGVPGPPGQKGQAGDVLEHPHPAFSASRLSPPRAGTTVVFDRIITNQENSYSPQTGKFTCHIPGLYYFTFQVVSSGDLCLSITKNGLGVVSFCDNNSHGILQVNSGSSVLSLATGDQVSLTTNPTQSGSIYSGSEADSVFSGFLVSPETA
- the C1QA gene encoding complement C1q subcomponent subunit A isoform X2, translating into MSQLQIQRRRRSCSEDRRGRLGLTTATLKVKMQPGVLLAASTLAAVLGMALLEDGVCRAPDGKNGSPGVPGRDGRPGQKGDVGEPGRPALSPSIKGSKGDAGEPGPPGKPGMRGLPGIPGLGGMPGVPGPPGQKGQAGDVLEHPHPAFSASRLSPPRAGTTVVFDRIITNQENSYSPQTGKFTCHIPGLYYFTFQVVSSGDLCLSITKNGLGVVSFCDNNSHGILQVNSGSSVLSLATGDQVSLTTNPTQSGSIYSGSEADSVFSGFLVSPETA
- the C1QA gene encoding complement C1q subcomponent subunit A isoform X3 translates to MQPGVLLAASTLAAVLGMALLEDGVCRAPDGKNGSPGVPGRDGRPGQKGDVGEPGRPALSPSIKGSKGDAGEPGPPGKPGMRGLPGIPGLGGMPGVPGPPGQKGQAGDVLEHPHPAFSASRLSPPRAGTTVVFDRIITNQENSYSPQTGKFTCHIPGLYYFTFQVVSSGDLCLSITKNGLGVVSFCDNNSHGILQVNSGSSVLSLATGDQVSLTTNPTQSGSIYSGSEADSVFSGFLVSPETA
- the C1QC gene encoding complement C1q subcomponent subunit C isoform X1 gives rise to the protein MLQNTKMEKRFWEQLYLVLTLLLLNLGSAVTVENPHICYGAPGLPGMPGMPGRDGRDGLKGAKGEPGIPASSTHLGPKGMKGEPGPPGPPGKPGLPGIPGAMGIPGEVGDAGPPGIPGSSKQKQQSAFSVTRQTSQYPLKNVPVVFNNVITNTNHDYNTTTGKFTCRFPGVYYFVFHSSHTANLCVILHKNQRRMASFCDHKTNTMQVSSGGSLLHLAAADEVWLGVNDYNGMVGIANSDSVFSGFLLFPD
- the C1QC gene encoding complement C1q subcomponent subunit C isoform X2, whose amino-acid sequence is MEKRFWEQLYLVLTLLLLNLGSAVTVENPHICYGAPGLPGMPGMPGRDGRDGLKGAKGEPGIPASSTHLGPKGMKGEPGPPGPPGKPGLPGIPGAMGIPGEVGDAGPPGIPGSSKQKQQSAFSVTRQTSQYPLKNVPVVFNNVITNTNHDYNTTTGKFTCRFPGVYYFVFHSSHTANLCVILHKNQRRMASFCDHKTNTMQVSSGGSLLHLAAADEVWLGVNDYNGMVGIANSDSVFSGFLLFPD